One window from the genome of Armatimonadota bacterium encodes:
- a CDS encoding GNAT family N-acetyltransferase — MDCEKELRDVVSIRRIAQSEIDESARVIRESFATVALEFGITEENCPTHPAFITRISLDEMLRSGIELHGLFIYGCQVGAVTIENVGENAYYLGKLAILPDFRRRGLGDILVGFAIDNVKARGATLLKLATVDKATRLKNWYKGFGFVETGTKKFDHMPFTVCFMQKRLTEE; from the coding sequence ATGGATTGTGAGAAAGAGCTGAGGGATGTTGTATCTATCAGGCGGATCGCACAATCGGAGATAGATGAAAGCGCACGGGTAATCCGCGAGAGCTTCGCAACCGTGGCACTGGAATTCGGCATCACTGAGGAGAACTGCCCCACACATCCGGCTTTCATTACACGGATTTCGCTTGATGAAATGCTAAGATCGGGGATAGAGCTGCATGGATTATTTATCTATGGGTGCCAGGTAGGAGCAGTCACGATAGAAAATGTCGGCGAAAATGCCTATTACCTCGGCAAATTAGCGATTTTGCCCGATTTCAGACGTCGTGGTTTGGGTGATATTCTTGTCGGGTTTGCAATTGACAACGTGAAAGCGCGAGGCGCAACTCTGCTCAAACTCGCAACAGTTGATAAGGCTACCAGGCTTAAGAATTGGTATAAGGGCTTTGGTTTTGTTGAGACGGGCACTAAGAAATTCGATCATATGCCGTTTACTGTATGTTTTATGCAGAAAAGACTGACTGAGGAATAG
- a CDS encoding GNAT family N-acetyltransferase, with amino-acid sequence MHDIINSMDYIIRQAKIDDFDQLSEVFRELDHLHADALPQVFYRLDEQVRSRESIENAIESDNLIILVAECNGQIVGLINAANRESPAFPGMVRRKYTWIENIGIKSEFRGMGIGRALMKCVEDWSLELGCDRCELNVWEFNTGAIDFYEELGYEPASRRMWKKLK; translated from the coding sequence ATGCATGATATAATCAACTCGATGGATTATATAATACGCCAGGCGAAAATTGACGATTTCGATCAGCTCTCGGAAGTCTTTCGAGAACTCGACCACCTTCATGCGGATGCGCTTCCGCAGGTGTTTTACAGGCTGGATGAACAGGTCAGGTCTCGTGAAAGCATCGAGAATGCAATCGAGTCCGACAACTTGATCATCCTGGTGGCTGAGTGCAACGGGCAAATTGTCGGGTTAATTAATGCAGCAAATAGAGAAAGCCCTGCTTTTCCGGGGATGGTTCGCCGTAAATACACCTGGATCGAAAATATAGGCATAAAGAGTGAGTTTCGAGGGATGGGGATCGGTCGAGCATTAATGAAATGCGTAGAAGATTGGTCCCTTGAACTCGGGTGCGACCGGTGTGAACTCAATGTATGGGAGTTCAACACCGGTGCAATTGACTTTTATGAAGAGCTTGGCTATGAACCCGCCAGCAGGCGGATGTGGAAAAAGCTCAAGTAA
- a CDS encoding clostripain-related cysteine peptidase: protein MHSTSRYFLLLLALPLLAAVLSGCGGGGGSAGASAATPADLIYTEQEAEQHGAWTVLIYLDADNDLESAGINNFNQMEMVGSTKNVRVIVQMDRTPGYDSTNGDWTDTRRYLITRDGNTSTMHSVRLDNPALGEQDMGDWHTLKDFVDWGVSKFPADHYCLVIWDHGSGWTIRLNSAISQYKYVVSDETNSSGMNVTDIPLALADVNMDVVAFDACLMQQLEVAYELKDSAAYMVGSPAPEPSPGYDYSAILNRMGASTTPQNLCRVIVNEYAKEYPSYQGIIQSAVDLRQIASVADAASGFADILRSHSSAYAYQLAAARDNALNYSLCNGSSDRDSLDLLDYAYRCTQAIGASADDAYNELEQAIGNAVIAEAHNSDTPNAHGLAVYMPAAVRYDVRYGMLNLAQSTLWDEWIQAQTR from the coding sequence ATGCATTCAACGAGTCGTTATTTTCTATTATTACTGGCGCTTCCTCTACTTGCTGCCGTCTTGAGCGGCTGCGGCGGGGGCGGCGGCTCGGCGGGCGCCTCGGCAGCCACACCGGCGGACCTTATCTATACTGAGCAGGAAGCCGAGCAGCACGGCGCATGGACCGTTCTGATATATCTTGATGCGGACAATGACCTGGAAAGCGCCGGGATTAACAATTTTAACCAGATGGAGATGGTCGGCTCGACAAAGAACGTGCGGGTGATTGTCCAGATGGACCGAACGCCGGGCTATGATTCCACAAACGGTGACTGGACCGATACCCGCCGTTATCTGATTACAAGGGACGGCAACACATCTACCATGCACTCCGTCAGGCTTGATAACCCCGCGCTTGGTGAACAGGACATGGGTGACTGGCACACACTAAAAGATTTTGTGGACTGGGGTGTAAGCAAGTTTCCTGCCGACCACTATTGCCTGGTAATATGGGATCATGGCTCCGGCTGGACTATTCGGCTTAACAGCGCAATATCTCAATATAAGTATGTAGTTTCGGACGAGACAAACTCCAGCGGGATGAACGTAACCGATATTCCGCTTGCTCTGGCTGATGTGAATATGGACGTGGTGGCATTTGACGCCTGCCTTATGCAGCAGCTCGAAGTTGCGTATGAGCTTAAAGACTCAGCAGCATATATGGTCGGTTCACCCGCGCCGGAGCCTTCTCCCGGATATGATTACTCTGCGATACTAAACAGAATGGGAGCTTCCACAACACCACAAAACTTGTGCAGAGTTATTGTGAACGAGTATGCTAAGGAATATCCGTCTTATCAAGGTATAATTCAGTCGGCGGTGGACTTGAGACAAATAGCATCGGTGGCCGACGCTGCAAGCGGCTTCGCGGATATTTTGAGATCGCATTCATCTGCGTATGCATATCAGCTTGCCGCTGCTCGCGATAACGCGCTTAACTATTCTCTGTGCAATGGAAGCAGCGACAGGGACAGCCTGGATTTACTCGATTACGCTTATAGATGCACCCAGGCCATTGGTGCATCTGCTGATGACGCGTATAATGAACTGGAACAGGCGATAGGCAATGCGGTGATTGCCGAAGCTCACAATTCGGATACTCCTAATGCGCACGGGCTGGCAGTTTACATGCCTGCCGCAGTAAGATATGATGTCAGATACGGTATGCTAAACCTTGCGCAGTCGACTTTGTGGGATGAATGGATTCAGGCTCAGACCCGATAG
- a CDS encoding sigma-70 family RNA polymerase sigma factor, translating into MNACISRAREGDQLAKRKLVEALRPRIAKMAAYYGRICSEDPDDLLQEAWLGLLEALPEIDLRIGTPEQYLIARARWKLLDAVKRAKVRRCSSLEDAPVETIASESDTAMSFACVSEFVGELKATQREVLDCLLAGLTWREAGEKLGCASANIAYHVRQIRRRYEEWSEEPACMI; encoded by the coding sequence ATGAACGCCTGTATATCACGGGCGCGCGAGGGTGACCAGTTAGCAAAGAGAAAGCTGGTCGAGGCCCTGCGCCCTAGAATAGCAAAAATGGCCGCATATTATGGTCGCATATGTTCGGAAGACCCTGATGATCTGCTGCAGGAGGCATGGCTGGGCCTGCTGGAGGCTCTTCCTGAGATCGACCTGAGGATCGGGACTCCTGAGCAGTATCTGATCGCCCGCGCAAGGTGGAAGCTGTTGGATGCGGTAAAGCGCGCCAAAGTGCGCCGGTGCAGTTCGCTTGAGGATGCCCCGGTCGAAACCATAGCCTCAGAGAGCGACACGGCGATGTCATTCGCTTGTGTTTCTGAGTTTGTGGGGGAGTTGAAGGCAACCCAGCGCGAGGTGCTCGACTGCCTGCTTGCGGGGCTCACGTGGCGTGAGGCTGGTGAAAAGCTGGGATGCGCATCCGCTAACATTGCTTATCACGTGCGTCAGATCAGGCGGCGATATGAGGAATGGTCAGAGGAACCGGCATGCATGATATAA